Below is a window of Malus domestica chromosome 13, GDT2T_hap1 DNA.
tggtcaatattttttttatttttggaaaacctTTCATAAGAAAGGAAACAAAGTTACAAACACAGATTACAACAAGAGGCCCACAAAAAAAGGAAGAGacatttttttgctttttaaaACTGTAATGTTTCGGTTTAATAATATATtaagaaaaatgttaaaaaatacAAGTTACATACCACAATATCATTCCTGTTGCGTTTTAGTTTTCTACACTTTTTTGCATTATTTACACAATtctattatatttattttaagccctcgttttttgttatttaatttttactCCTCCATTTCTTTTaacttaaatattttttattcttgGTGATAATTTTTTCATAAATAAAACGTTATTGGATTAAATTATTAGTTaacagagagaaaagagagattaGTAGAGATTAAATCCGAAACAAAGtgttcgttaaaaaaaaaaaaaaaaacccgacCAGAGTGCATAAACAAATTGTTTCCGTCATTCTTTcttgagaagaaagaaaagaacattattattattttttttttgtgatgagGTTCTATTCCATACAGCTGTAGTCCACCAGATAAATTACACCTCCAACAGAAATAAACAGCacaccattaaaaaaaaataaaaaaaataaaaaaaaaacataaaaaaagagagagagagagaaaagagactTGCACTGGCAAGGCTGAGCCTTTTACTTAAGAGTTGGGGACTTCACAAATCGgccttctccctctctctgcaTCACCACCGACCCTCTGCGCATCGTCTTCACTGTTTCTTGAAGCTCTTTCAAATCCCTAGGTCGACCGGGTAATCTCTCCTTCCTGCGATCTTATTTACTTGAAATTCTCtgaatttaggtttaattttttttgtgtttttcaaaTTAGGGAGACGTTCtacttttagggttttttttttcaatttgtaatATTTGATGTTTGTATGCTGATTTCGGCtggaaatttagggtttttccgCCTCCGACTTGCGTTTGTATCTGTGGGTAGTATGTGCTTACTCTATTTTTCATCCGATTTCGCTCGAATGTTGATGTGTTGCTGGATATATTACTATATTAATCATCAATCAATCTCCCTGGTTTTGTTTCAATTTCCTGTTCAGTTTGTTCGTCGGTGTTCGAGTTCAATTTTGTGTTTTTCCAATCGAATTTTGGTCCCTTTGGTACTTAAACCATAGCTGGGCCTTAAATCTGCGGGATGCTATTTCTTGTTAGTTATGAAGGTATATTGTAGATTGCCAAATTTTTACTAAAACCCAGTTTGTGATGTTGGCAAAGCGATGTATGAAATATGCTTTCGTTGTGCTAGATTTTGATTAGCATTGGTGCGACATGGTGACAGATATAAATATGCAGATGAACAAGAAACTAATCGGTTATAGACTAGCCATGTAGATCTTATTTGACTGAAGATTTCATAGGTTCTCGGAAGTCCAAATGGGTCGGCTAGATGAATTTGTGGTGCATGTATTTGGGGCTGACATGAATGGTTAAATGTTCTTGTAAAGTAAATTAGTTGCTTCTTTGAAGATGGCTAATAAATTTCGGTAAATACTTTGCAGAGAGAGAGGgtagaatttgttattttttattcctGCACATTAGAGAATTGATAATCATTTTCCGAAGTTAGTGCTGTGGAATTTGAGTTTAAGTAGCGTCGTTATTTGCGTGTTATATTATTAAAGAAATTTCACCCAGCACGTCAGAGTTCTTAAGAGACTTGCAACCCCTTGGAACCCTTACCGATCTCTTTTATTTTGATATTCATTGGCTGATGTAATTTGCTACAGGAATTTAGTAATTTGGTCTGTTCTGTTTCTGCAGGACTTGGATAGTTCAAAGCATTGACAATGTCTTCGTCATATCTCCCAGCAACTACTGATTCGATTGCTCAGGCTTCAGAGGCCAAAACTCCATCTGAATCCATCTCTATTCTTTATCGCATTCTTGAAAACCCATCAGCATCTTCTGAAGCTATACGGATAAAGGAGCAGGCTATCACAAATCTTTCGGATCTTCTTAGACAAGAACATAGGGCAGAAGATCTCCGTAACCTTCTCACCCAGTTGAGGCCTTTCTTTAACTTGATTCCCAAGGCGAAAACTGCAAAAATTGTCCGCATTATTATTGATGCAGTAGCTAAGATACCAAACACGTCTGAACTTCAGATTTCCCTTTGCAAAGAAATGGTGCAGTGGACCCGTGCTGAGAAGCGAACTTTCCTTCGACAGCGAGTGGAGGCCAGGCTTGCATCTCTTTTGATGGAAAGCAAGGAGTACTCGGAAGCACTAACTCTCCTATCAGACTTGATCAAGGAAGTGAGAAGGCTAGATGACAAGCTTCTCCTTGTGGACATAGATTTGTTGGAGAGTAAACTTCACTTTTCTTTGAGAAATCTCCCTAAAGCCAAGGCTTCGCTCACAGCTGCAAGAACAGCAGCCAATTCCATATATGTGCCTCCAGCTCAGCAGGGAACTATTGATTTGCAGAGTGGGATCCTTCACGCAGAAGAGAAGGACTACAAGACTGCTTACAGTTATTTCTTTGAAGCATTTGAAGCTTTCAATGCTCTTGAAGATCCTCGTGCTGTATTTAGCCTCAAGTACATGTTGCTGTGCAAAATTATGGTGAGCCAGGCTGATGATGTGGCAGGTATAATTTCATCAAAAGCAGGCCTGCAGTACGTGGGACCTGAGCTGGATGCTATGAAAGCGGTTGCTGATGCTCACTCGAAGCGTTCTTTGAAGCTTTTTGAGACTGCTCTTGGTGATTTCAAGGCCCAATTAGAGGAAGACCCTATTGTCCACAGGCACCTCTCCTCCCTGTATGACACACTGTTGGAACAGAATCTCTGCAGGTTGATCGAGCCTTTCTCAAGGGTGGAGATTGCTCACATTGCAGAACTGATTGAACTGCCAATCGATCACGTGGAAAAGAAACTGTCTCAAATGATCCTGGACAAGAAGTTTGCAGGGACATTAGATCAGGGTGCTGGAAGCCTCATCATTTTCGACGATCCCAAGACAGATGCAATCTACCCTGCAACGTTGGAGACCATATCTAATATCGGCAAGGTCGTGGACAGCCTCTACGTGAGGTCTGCGAAGATAATGGCTTGAGGTTGTACGGTCAAGGAGGCTGTTTCCTGCCCGTTgctttgtttctttatttcttttcgtTATATTCGGAGTCAGTAATCCTCTGTTATTATGGTTTTAGACTAAATTACTTTTGAGTTAGGCTCTACCATTCGGAGAATTTTCATTTTACACAAAAGGAACTTGTATTGAGCCTTCTCAGGTTGTTTGGTACTTACTGTTAGAGGTTAACTTTGTTCGAGATATTTGCCATTTTACTGTGGTTTGTGTTGATTAATCCCCTTATTCCCATTCCCTTTCAATGCCGATTGCGGTAAATGACGAAATACAATCATGCCTATGCTTCTGTATCGGATTTGATTTCACCGATCCTCCTCGCTCCTAAATGGTTGATCATATCAACTAACAAGAAAATTAGCagggaaaaaagaaacaaaatgatcGAAACGCAGCGTCGCAAGGGGCAAAAATGGCATAAAGACGGAGTAACTTAAGATCTACCGGAACGTCTTAAGTAACTGTCAacgaatagagagagagagagagagagagagagagagagaggtggacGCCTGTTCATTTTTCACCGAACCTCTCGAAGTCGAATCTGGATTTCCGTAAAGACCAAAATCTGAAAATCGACGTTGAAGCCCCAATCCTCCGTCTCGGAACCCTCAGATCGTTGCCTTGCCGATTCCCATATTCCCAATTGAATTACTAGATTTCTGCGCCGCGCAGTAAAATTAGCAATCAAGATGAGTGAGGTGTTCGAAGGCTACGAGCGTCAGTACTGCGAGCTCTCCGCAAACCTCTCGCGAAAATCCAACTCCGCCGCTCTTCTTTCCGACTATGGTACTATTCTATTATTCTGCCGATTTAATGACATGGGTTTGTGAGATTAGCTCCTAATCTTCttaattatgtgttttttttaatcaattagTAATTCAAGAACATTAATTCAGGGATTTATTTTGGGGGCTTTTATTGGGGTTTTTTTTAGTTCGAGCGTTTGTTGGATTTCTTTGTGCAATTCAGGTCCTTTAATGCGTTTTTCTACGATTTGGGTTCGTTCTGATCGTTTTATGAAATGGGTTGTTTTGGGTCAATGTGAATTGCAGAGCAGAAGAAGCAGAAGTTTTCTGAAATTAAAGTTGGATTGGATGATGCCGAAGCTTTGGTAATATGCTGCACAATAAACGCATATTTTcacttgtttttgcttttgctggAAAGCTTCTGGTTTTGTATACTTTCCTTGTTTGTTTATGTGAACGAGTGATGTGATTTGTTTTCTCAGATTCGGAAAATGGACCTCGAAGCCAGAAGCTTGCAGCCAAGCGTGAAGGCGGTGCTTCTTGCCAAGCTAAGGGAATATAAATCTGATCTCAATAAGTTGAAAAGGGAAATCAAGAGAGTTGCATCGCCTGATGCCACTCAGGCTGCTCGCGATGAACTGCTGGAGGCAGGAGTGGCTGATACACATGCGGTAAGCGTGGACTCTGTATGGATCATTCCACTTTCATTGTACCCTTCGTTGATTGAGAAGTTTTtaccaaagcatggaatttcgCTAGAAGATTTTTATGAGATTATGCTTGACAATCTGCAATCAAAATCTGAATTCCCAACTATCTACGGTGCCCTTCTTGCATACTTTTCCTCTTGATTTATGACAATGGTAACAACCAGGCCGTTTTCTTTTATTCTCAATGTACTATTTACAGGATAGATATATAATATTTATCGTTGATTGCTTTTTCTTCGGCACAATACAATAAATATTCTTGGTGGTTTATGGACAATGAAACAGGTTTCTTCTGATCAAAGAGAGAGAATGACAATGTCTGTTGAGAGATTAAATGAATCAAGTGATAGAATCACACAGAGTAGAAGAACAATATTGGAAACAGAAGAGCTTGGTGTCTCCATTCTCCAAGATTTGCACCAACAGCGGGAAACTCTCCTGCATTCCCATCAAAAAGTATGTTAACTTTTTAATCTTGTTTCTGCTTAACTTAAGGTTCATTGTCACTTAGACTTCCTTTTGGCATCCCCTGATATCGAATTCATGGAGTTTCTCTTTAGATGTCGTTCGCATATTTGAAAACCAGACTCATTCCTAAACTTTATTGTTGAGGAACCAAAGACCTTACCCATGAAGTGGAGCTCATAACTCCAGTGGTAGTGTGCCAAAAACCCAAGATATAATGTGGGCGTCTCGCCCTATATCATCCCAGGCCACAGTCCTTTCCGATATAGAATATGAACAAGGCAGCTGCACTAACGAATTGCTAATctgtgtttttttatttcttccccttttcttttGCAGCTTCATACCGTAGATGACGCCATTGACAAGAGTAAAAGAGTTTTAACTGCCATGTCACGGAGGATGACGAAGCATAAATGGATCATGGGCTCAGTTATCGGAGCTCTTATCGTTGCAATCCTCCTTATTCTATACTTTAAGGTTTCTCATTAACGGATACCTGATACGGATACCATCTGTGTGGTACAGGTAACTATATATCTCTATATGCTTTGTTGCCCAGAGAGTTATGAATCGCATTCTTGTCATAATTCTCGTATTCTAATTCTATATTTCTGCACACTTTAGTGGAATGTTTAGGGCTCAACCACTCGAttaatgaagaaaaattgtcatTCCGCTAATTTTCTCCTCTAAGTGATTAAATTTAGTCATAGTGATTAGAAATTTACAGCAAATTGGGGCATCGGATACGTGTGCGGGATGGTTCCAAGATGTTCCGCCGTACAATTGTGGTGCTGCCCTTATCCCTACGGGGAAGTTGACGGCCGGCCAGCCCAGCCCTTATGGGAGATTTCCCGGAACTCTGGCCGGAGTATGATTGTGTCAAGAACAAGTAGGATCATGTACTTATCAACTCATCacccgaaaaaaaaaacacctggATTAGTTTCGAACTTGACATTACCAAACAACATTGCCAGTTCTGCACGCATGGCGATCACCTGCTTCTTCGCTCACCAGCGGAATAAACGCACGGAGTtgttttaaacttttaattatGTTCAGAGGTGCTTAATCTGGGCtatttgaatattaaaaaacGACCGTGATTTTCGTTTAGGTACGTAGTTGCATACTTCCATGGTCAACTCAAATAAATATTGTTTAGTCAATTAACTGTAATAAATAGATAATCGATTTGTATCATCTCGTAAATTAAACATTGTTGATTGGTttaatgtgcttatttcttattagtaACACATCGACTATAAATTTAATCTACTGaatattatttagtttataaTCACGAAGATCTGTAAATTGGGCGTGAGTAAGGATGGTAGCAAAGTAGTATTCCGGGTGCAAATATAGTCTTGTTTCATGCAAGGACCCAATTCTTGTGGACCCACCACCAGCACGGATTCATTCAGATTCACAACCCAAAcctttcttccttccttttCTTGTCCCACCTTCTAACTTCTTCTAAGCTCCGCCTACCACCCACCGAACCGTAATTGCAATTTtgcacccatttttattttcaattaattcacaGCTTAACACAAGCATCCATGGATTCCCTCTCATCGGTAAAAGTGTCGCCCTCCGTAGTCACCAACCCTCTCTCTCCACGGCGCTGCCGGATGCTTCTCTTTTCGTCTTCGCTCGGCAGCTTACACAATCGAAGTCTCGGTCGattatcctcctcctcctcctcctcctcctctgtaTTCGGTGTACCGTGCCCTCCCTATTCTAGAAGGAGGCTCGTGTGCTGGTCcggcggtggcggtggcggtggagCTGCGCAGGAGGAGGACGACGACGGAGATGACGACGGAAGTGAGCAGGTGGAGAGAGCGCTTCACCTCGATGGTAATATCCCCTCTTCCTCCGACGAGTTCGTGAAACGCGTGTCGTCTCGTGCTTACGACATGCGCCACCACCTCCAGCAGACCTTCGATTCCAGCAGCTACGATGGTACGAATGCAGTTCAAAGCTGCTCCTGCTTTTATTTAGTCGTTTGAGAATTGAGATTTTTGTTAGTATCTGTTCTTTCAACGAGTGATtgataaattaattaacaattaatggcaatttattttgtttttgtcattTCGCTTGAAATTCATAATTCAATTTGCTTGAATTAATGTCAAATAT
It encodes the following:
- the LOC103402860 gene encoding vesicle transport v-SNARE 12; amino-acid sequence: MSEVFEGYERQYCELSANLSRKSNSAALLSDYEQKKQKFSEIKVGLDDAEALIRKMDLEARSLQPSVKAVLLAKLREYKSDLNKLKREIKRVASPDATQAARDELLEAGVADTHAVSSDQRERMTMSVERLNESSDRITQSRRTILETEELGVSILQDLHQQRETLLHSHQKLHTVDDAIDKSKRVLTAMSRRMTKHKWIMGSVIGALIVAILLILYFKVSH
- the LOC114820487 gene encoding 26S proteasome non-ATPase regulatory subunit 11 homolog; this encodes MSSSYLPATTDSIAQASEAKTPSESISILYRILENPSASSEAIRIKEQAITNLSDLLRQEHRAEDLRNLLTQLRPFFNLIPKAKTAKIVRIIIDAVAKIPNTSELQISLCKEMVQWTRAEKRTFLRQRVEARLASLLMESKEYSEALTLLSDLIKEVRRLDDKLLLVDIDLLESKLHFSLRNLPKAKASLTAARTAANSIYVPPAQQGTIDLQSGILHAEEKDYKTAYSYFFEAFEAFNALEDPRAVFSLKYMLLCKIMVSQADDVAGIISSKAGLQYVGPELDAMKAVADAHSKRSLKLFETALGDFKAQLEEDPIVHRHLSSLYDTLLEQNLCRLIEPFSRVEIAHIAELIELPIDHVEKKLSQMILDKKFAGTLDQGAGSLIIFDDPKTDAIYPATLETISNIGKVVDSLYVRSAKIMA